The segment AGACGCTCACAGGCGATGAGGGCGCGCGCCGGGTCCTGCGCGCTCACGTTTCCGCCTGGGTGGCGGTGGGGGTGGATGATCCGGGTGTGCTGCAGGATGTGGACAGCCCGGCAGCCCTCTCCCCCGTCCCCTCTCCCTGAAGGACGAGGGGGGACGCGCGCCAGGCCTTTCCTGTGGGGGCGAATTCGTTCGCGAAAGGTCGCGCAATGGTCCTGCTGGGCATGCGGCGCGCAGCCGCGCGGCAACCTGTCGCGCGGCAACGAACCACAGCTTCCAAAATGTCTTGACCGGCTAATCTCTGTGCATTGCTTGATCCGCGTCAAAACCCCAGGCGCGGGTTTGTGAAGGGCCGACCTGGCCCGCATCCAGTCGCATTAGCCCCTACAAGAACAATTCGGCTCGGCCTGGCTCCAGTACCCAAAGGAGTCGCGCGGGGCCCTTGCCCGTATCAACCTGATTAGAGGATTCGCCATGTTCGGATTGGAGGCTCTCGATCTCGCCCGAATGCAGTTCGCCTTCACCGTGTCCTTCCACATCATCTTCCCGGCCATCACCATTGGCCTGGCGAGCTACCTCGCCGTGCTGGAAGGCCTGTGGCTGAAGACGGAACAGGAGGTCTATCGCGACCTGTACCACTTCTGGTCGAAGATCTTCGCCGTCAACTTCGGCATGGGCGTGGTATCGGGCCTGGTCATGGCCTACCAGTTCGGCACCAACTGGAGCGCGTTCTCGGACTTCGCCGGCTCCGTCACCGGACCGCTGCTGACCTACGAGGTGCTTACCGCCTTCTTCCTCGAAGCCGGCTTCCTCGGCGTCATGTTGTTCGGCTGGAACCGCGTGGGGCCGGGCCTGCACTTCTTCGCCACGGTGATGGTGGCCATCGGCACCATCATCTCCACTTTCTGGATCCTCGCCTCCAACAGCTGGATGCAGACGCCGCAGGGCTTCGAGATCATCGACGGCCGCGTGGTGCCGGTGGACTGGCTGGCGGTGATCTTCAACCCGTCCTTCCCCTATCGCCTGCTGCACATGGCCACCGCCGCCTTCCTCGCCACCGCCTTCTTCGTCGGCGCTTCGGCGGCCTGGCACCTGCTGCGCGGCCGTGACAACCCGGCGATCCGCAAGATGCTCTCGATGGCCATGTGGATGGCGCTGCTGGTGGCCCCGGTACAGGCCTTCATCGGCGACCTGCATGGCCTGAACACGCTCAAGCACCAGCCGGTGAAGATCGCCGCGATGGAAGGCCACTGGGACAACAGCAGCGGCGAGGCTACCCCGCTGATCCTCTTCGGCTGGCCGGACATGGAGCGTGAGGAAACCCGCTTCAAGGTGGAGATCCCCTATCTCGGCAGCATCATCCTGACCCACAGCCTGGACAAGCAGGTACCGGCGTTGAAGGAATTCCCCAAGGAAGACCGCCCCAACTCCACCGTGGTGTTCTGGTCCTTCCGCATCATGGTGGCCCTGGGGCTGCTGATGATCCTGGTGGGCGTCTGGAGCCTCTGGCTGCGCTGGCGCGGCGGGCTGTTCCGCTCGCGGCCATTCCTCTACCTGTGCCTGTGGATGGGGCCGTCCGGGCTGATCGCCATCCTGGCCGGCTGGTTCACCACCGAGATGGGCCGGCAACCCTGGGTGGTCTATGGCCTGATGCGCACGGCCGATGCGGTGTCCAACCACAGCGTGGCGCAGATGAGCCTGACCCTGGTGAGCTTCGTGGTGGTGTATTTCGTGCTCTTCGGCACGGGCATCGGCTACATGATGCGCCTGGTGCGCAAGGGCCCGGTCACCCACGAAGGCAAGGAACCGGGTACTGGCGGCCCCGGCCAGCACCGCACCCCTGCACGCCCGCTCTCGGCGACCGAAGAGGGCATGGACGATGACGACAACGCTGCAACCCTGCCGAGGACCTGAACATGGGCGTCGACCTTTCTCTGATCTGGGCCATCATCATCATCTTCGGCGTGATGATGTATGTGGTGATGGACGGTTTCGACCTCGGAATCGGCATCCTCTTCCCCTTCGTCAAGGATGACGGCGAGCGCGACGTGATGATGAACACCGTCGCGCCGGTCTGGGACGGCAACGAAACCTGGCTGATCCTGGGCGGCGCCGGCCTGTTCGGCGCCTTCCCGCTGGCCTACTCGGTGGTGCTTTCCGCGCTCTATCTGCCGCTGATCCTGATGCTGCTGGGCCTGATCTTCCGGGGTGTGGCCTTCGAGTTCCGCTTCAAGGCCAGGCCGGCCAAGCGCCACCTGTGGGACAAGGCCTTCATCGGCGGTTCCATCGCCGCCACCTTCTTCCAGGGCGTGGCCCTGGGCGCCTTCATCGAGGGCATTCCGGTGGTGGACCGCGCCTATGCCGGCGGCTCCCTGGACTGGCTCGCGCCCTTCCCGCTGTTCTGCGGCCTGGGCCTGATCGCCGCCTACGCACTGCTGGGCTGCACCTGGCTGATCATGAAGACCGAAGGCCGCCTGCAGCAGCAGATGCACGACCTGGCGCGTCCGCTGGTGCTGGTGCTGCTGGGCATCACCGGTATCGTCAGCATCTGGACCCCGCTGGCCCACGAGGAAATCGCCACGCGCTGGTTCAGCCTGCCCAACCTGTTCTGGTTCATGCCGGTACCGATCCTGGTGCTGATCTGCACCTGGGCGTTGCTGCGCGCGGTGGCCAACAACGCCCACCATGCGCCGTTCGTGCTGACCCTGGTGCTGATTTTCCTCGGCTACAGCGGCCTGGGGATCAGCCTCTGGCCCAACGTGATCCCGCCGTCCATTTCCATCTGGGACGCCGCGGCGCCGCCGCAGAGCCAGGGCTTCATGCTGGTGGGCGCGCTGTTCATCATCCCCTTCATCCTGATGTACACCGCGTGGAGCTACTACGTGTTCCGCGGCAAGGTGCGTGTGGAAGATGGCTACCACTAGGAGCACGGCAATGGGCGAACCCGAGAAGAAGCCCCTGTGGCAGCGCCTGGGCTGGCTGGTGGGTATCTGGGCCCTCAGCGTCCTGGCCCTGGGTGCGGTGGCCTACCTGTTGCGGATGTTCATGGCGGCGGCGGGGCTGAGTACGCATTGACTTGAGTCCGCGCGGTGTTCAACCGCCCTCACCCCCAGCCCTCTCCCGGTGGGCGGGGGGTGAGGGCAGTCAGGCCCCGCGCGGAGTCACTTGCTCGCCTTCAACACCACGAACTTGGGCGTTGCCGCCACCTGCTCCACACCGCGGAACAGACGCTTGAGCTTGGCGTGGTAGCCCAGGTGGCGGTTGCCCACGATCCACAGCTCGCCCCCCTTCACCAGCGCGTTGCGCGCTTGCACGAACATGCGCCAGGCGAGGAAGTCGCCCACCACCTGCTGCTGGTGGAAGGGTGGATTGCACAGCACCAGGTCCAGCGAATCCGCCGGCTGTTCGGCCAGTCCGTCACCGGCACGGATGTCCGCCGGACGCTCGCCCAGGGCCGCGCGCCAGTTTTCCTGCGCCGATTGCACCGCCATGTAGGACTCATCCACCAGGGTCATTTGCGCCTGCGGGTTGGCCAGGGCGTAGACGATGCCGAGCACGCCATTGCCGCAGCCCAGGTCCGCCGCGCGGATGTCCGCCAGGCTGCGTGGCAGGTGCGGGAGGAAGGCGCGGGTGCCGATGTCCAAGCCTTCGCGGCAGAACACATTGGCGTGGTTCACCAGCGTCAGGCGGGGTTGGTCCAGCTGGTAGCGAGTGGGGTAGGGCGAGGCGATGGCCGGTTTCTGCTCGGGTGTGGCGATCAGCAGGCGGGCTTTCTTCACGGCCAGCGAGGGCTGCATCGGGCCAACGTACTTCGCCAGCAGGTCACCGGCCGCGTGGGGCAGGTGCTTGACCATGCCGGCGGCAATCACACTGGCGCCGGGGGCCAACTGGCCTTGCAAGCGGATCAGCTGTTCTTCCAGCAGTGCGAGGGTCTTGGGCACGCGGATTAGTACCCGGTCGAACGGGCCAATGGCCGCTTCACTGGCAGGCACGAAGCGGACCCGACCCGCATCCAGTTCATTGCGTGCCAGGTTGCGCTGCAGGGCGATATGGCCAAGGTGGGAATCGCCGCTGCTGGTGACCTGGGCGTGGGGCGCGAGGCTGGCCGCCAGCGCGCCGAAGCTGTCGTTCAGTACCAGGACGCGTGTCTCGCCGGTGATGCCCTGCTCATGGAGGTGATCGAGCAGGTATTCGTCGGCGGCATCGAAGGCCTGCAGCGGGTCATCCTGCTGCTCGGGCTGGCGAACGAGGTCGAGCTGGGCGAAAGGCGTAGCGAATATAGGCATAAGAACCGGCGGTGTTTCTGAAGGCCGCTTTGCGAGACACTGGGGCGGTCTTCGAACGAATCGGAAATGAGTGGGAGCGGAGTATGACCGCCAGCGAAGAGAAGTTCACCCGTCAGACCCTGCTGGAAGTGGAGACCCTGACCCCCAGCCTGTTCACCCTGCGCACCACCCGCGACGCGGGCTACCGCTTCCGTGCCGGCCAGTTTGCCCGGCTGGGGGTGACCAAGGCCGACGGCAGCACCGTCTGGCGCGCCTATTCCATGGTATCGGCGCCCCATGACGAGTATCTGGAGTTCTTCTCCATCGTCGTACCGGGAGGCGAATTCACCAGTGAGCTGTCGCGCCTCGCGGTCGGCGACACGCTGATGGTGGACAAGACGTCCTTCGGCTTCCTCACCCTCGACCGCTTCGTCGATGGCCGCGACCTCTGGCTGCTGGCCACCGGTACCGGCCTTGCACCCTTCCTGTCGATTCTCCAGGACCTGGAGGTCTGGCAGCGCTTCGAGCGCATCATCCTGGTCTACAGCGTGCGCCAGGCTGCCGAACTCGCCTATCAGCCGCTGATCGACGACCTGAAGAACCGCGACTACCTGGAAGGCGTGGCCGACAAGCTGCTTTACATCCCGGTGGTTACCCGCGAGGAAGTGCCCGGCGCGCTGCACGGGCGCATCACCACGCTGATCGAGAACGGCGAGCTGGAACGCGCCGCCGGCCTGGAGCTGACCCCGGAACACAGCCGCGTGATGCTCTGCGGCAACCCGCAAATGATCGACGACACCCGCGCCGTGCTGAAAAAGCGCGACATGAACCTGAGCCTGACCCGCCGGCCGGGGCAGGTGGCGGTGGAGAATTATTGGTAGAAAAGCATCGCGAATGAATTCGCTCCCACAGGGCACCTATTGCCTTTCAGTGTGGGAGCGAACTCATTTGCGAAAGGGTTGCTTGGCAGCCCCGATTCAAGCCTCGATTTCCACGCGACGCTCACACCCCCCATCACACCGCCCCGGACAGCTGCACCCCGTGCTGCTGCGGCCGGTGGCGCGCTCCATGCGCCGGGCCACGGGTTCGTCGTCGGCGAAGGGCAGCATGGTGGCCTCTTCGATCTGGCGCTGGCTCCGGCCACCCAGGCAGGCCTGGGTGGCGAGGTAGAAGAAGGTCAGCGCGGCCAGGCTGAGCAGGGCGTAGGCGCTATCGCTATCCATGGGCCACAGCCTGCGGCACCGCCTCGGTGCTACGAGCGTCGCCGGCGCGCACGGTGCGCCAGGTGTTCCAGGCCATCAGCAGCATGCCGGTGACGAAGAAGATGCCGCCGATCATGCGCACCATGAAACCGGGATGGCTGGCCTCCAGGGCTTCGACGAAGGAGTAGGTGAGGGTGCCGTCCTCGTTCACCGCACGCCACATCAGGCCCTGGGTGATGCCGTTGACCCACATGGAGGCGATGTACAGCACCGTGCCGATGGTGGCCAGCCAGAAGTGGGCGTTGATCAGGCCGACACTGTGCATCTGCGCGCGGCCGTAGAGGCGCGGGATCAGGTGATAGAGCGAGCCGATGGTGATCATCGCCACCCAGCCCAGCGCCCCGGCGTGCACGTGGCCGATGGTCCAGTCGGTGTAGTGGGAGAGGGCGTTGACGGTCTTGATGGCCATCATCGGACCTTCGAAGGTGGACATGCCGTAGAAGGCCAGGGACACCACCAAAAAGCGCAGGATCGGGTCGTCGCGCAGCTTATGCCAGGCCCCGGAGAGGGTCATCATGCCGTTGATCATGCCGCCCCAGCTGGGGGCCAGCAGGATGATCGACATCACCATGCCGAGGGACTGGGCCCAGTCCGGCAGGGCGGTGTAGTGCAGGTGGTGCGGACCGGCCCAGATGTACAGGGTGATCAGTGCCCAGAAGTGCACGATGGACAGGCGGTAGGAGTACACCGGGCGCCCGGCCTGCTTGGGGATGAAGTAGTACATCATCCCGAGGAAGCCGGTGGTCAGGAAAAAGCCGACCGCGTTGTGCCCGTACCACCACTGCACCATGGCATCGGTGGCGCCGGAATAGACCGAGTACGACTTGAACCAGCTCACCGGAATGGCCATGTGGTTGACGATGTGCAGCATCGCGGTGACCACGATGAAGGCGCCGAAGAACCAGTTGCCCACATAGATGTGCCTGGTCTTGCGCTTCATGATGGTGCCGAAGAACACCACCGCGTAGGCGATCCAGATGATCCCCATCCACACCGCGCCGGTGAATTCCACCTCGGCATATTCCTTGGTGGTGGTCAGGCCCTGGGGCAGGGTCACCAGCAGGATCACCACCAGCGCCTGCCAGCCCCAGAAGGTGAACGCGGCAAGTGATCCGCCGTACAACCGGGCCTGGCAGGTGCGCTGTACGGTGTAGTAGCTGGTGGCGAACAGCGCGCTGCCGCCGAAGGCGAAGATCACCAGGTTGGTGTGCAGCGGGCGCAGGCGGCCGAAGCTGGTCCAGGGCAGGTCGAGGTTCAGCGCCGGCCAGACGAGCTGGGCGGCGATGAACACGCCCATGCCCATGCCGACGATGCCCCAGACGAGCGTCATCAGGGCGAACTGGCGAACCACCT is part of the Pseudomonas lalkuanensis genome and harbors:
- a CDS encoding cytochrome ubiquinol oxidase subunit I, coding for MFGLEALDLARMQFAFTVSFHIIFPAITIGLASYLAVLEGLWLKTEQEVYRDLYHFWSKIFAVNFGMGVVSGLVMAYQFGTNWSAFSDFAGSVTGPLLTYEVLTAFFLEAGFLGVMLFGWNRVGPGLHFFATVMVAIGTIISTFWILASNSWMQTPQGFEIIDGRVVPVDWLAVIFNPSFPYRLLHMATAAFLATAFFVGASAAWHLLRGRDNPAIRKMLSMAMWMALLVAPVQAFIGDLHGLNTLKHQPVKIAAMEGHWDNSSGEATPLILFGWPDMEREETRFKVEIPYLGSIILTHSLDKQVPALKEFPKEDRPNSTVVFWSFRIMVALGLLMILVGVWSLWLRWRGGLFRSRPFLYLCLWMGPSGLIAILAGWFTTEMGRQPWVVYGLMRTADAVSNHSVAQMSLTLVSFVVVYFVLFGTGIGYMMRLVRKGPVTHEGKEPGTGGPGQHRTPARPLSATEEGMDDDDNAATLPRT
- a CDS encoding DUF2474 domain-containing protein; protein product: MGEPEKKPLWQRLGWLVGIWALSVLALGAVAYLLRMFMAAAGLSTH
- a CDS encoding methyltransferase, which produces MPIFATPFAQLDLVRQPEQQDDPLQAFDAADEYLLDHLHEQGITGETRVLVLNDSFGALAASLAPHAQVTSSGDSHLGHIALQRNLARNELDAGRVRFVPASEAAIGPFDRVLIRVPKTLALLEEQLIRLQGQLAPGASVIAAGMVKHLPHAAGDLLAKYVGPMQPSLAVKKARLLIATPEQKPAIASPYPTRYQLDQPRLTLVNHANVFCREGLDIGTRAFLPHLPRSLADIRAADLGCGNGVLGIVYALANPQAQMTLVDESYMAVQSAQENWRAALGERPADIRAGDGLAEQPADSLDLVLCNPPFHQQQVVGDFLAWRMFVQARNALVKGGELWIVGNRHLGYHAKLKRLFRGVEQVAATPKFVVLKASK
- a CDS encoding cbb3-type cytochrome c oxidase subunit 3, giving the protein MDSDSAYALLSLAALTFFYLATQACLGGRSQRQIEEATMLPFADDEPVARRMERATGRSSTGCSCPGRCDGGCERRVEIEA
- the ccoN gene encoding cytochrome-c oxidase, cbb3-type subunit I; the protein is MNTAIPEPTYDYKVVRQFALMTLVWGIVGMGMGVFIAAQLVWPALNLDLPWTSFGRLRPLHTNLVIFAFGGSALFATSYYTVQRTCQARLYGGSLAAFTFWGWQALVVILLVTLPQGLTTTKEYAEVEFTGAVWMGIIWIAYAVVFFGTIMKRKTRHIYVGNWFFGAFIVVTAMLHIVNHMAIPVSWFKSYSVYSGATDAMVQWWYGHNAVGFFLTTGFLGMMYYFIPKQAGRPVYSYRLSIVHFWALITLYIWAGPHHLHYTALPDWAQSLGMVMSIILLAPSWGGMINGMMTLSGAWHKLRDDPILRFLVVSLAFYGMSTFEGPMMAIKTVNALSHYTDWTIGHVHAGALGWVAMITIGSLYHLIPRLYGRAQMHSVGLINAHFWLATIGTVLYIASMWVNGITQGLMWRAVNEDGTLTYSFVEALEASHPGFMVRMIGGIFFVTGMLLMAWNTWRTVRAGDARSTEAVPQAVAHG
- a CDS encoding ferredoxin--NADP reductase produces the protein MTASEEKFTRQTLLEVETLTPSLFTLRTTRDAGYRFRAGQFARLGVTKADGSTVWRAYSMVSAPHDEYLEFFSIVVPGGEFTSELSRLAVGDTLMVDKTSFGFLTLDRFVDGRDLWLLATGTGLAPFLSILQDLEVWQRFERIILVYSVRQAAELAYQPLIDDLKNRDYLEGVADKLLYIPVVTREEVPGALHGRITTLIENGELERAAGLELTPEHSRVMLCGNPQMIDDTRAVLKKRDMNLSLTRRPGQVAVENYW
- the cydB gene encoding cytochrome d ubiquinol oxidase subunit II, with protein sequence MGVDLSLIWAIIIIFGVMMYVVMDGFDLGIGILFPFVKDDGERDVMMNTVAPVWDGNETWLILGGAGLFGAFPLAYSVVLSALYLPLILMLLGLIFRGVAFEFRFKARPAKRHLWDKAFIGGSIAATFFQGVALGAFIEGIPVVDRAYAGGSLDWLAPFPLFCGLGLIAAYALLGCTWLIMKTEGRLQQQMHDLARPLVLVLLGITGIVSIWTPLAHEEIATRWFSLPNLFWFMPVPILVLICTWALLRAVANNAHHAPFVLTLVLIFLGYSGLGISLWPNVIPPSISIWDAAAPPQSQGFMLVGALFIIPFILMYTAWSYYVFRGKVRVEDGYH